The Lycium barbarum isolate Lr01 chromosome 9, ASM1917538v2, whole genome shotgun sequence genome has a segment encoding these proteins:
- the LOC132610608 gene encoding putative late blight resistance protein homolog R1B-17: protein MGNVLTGKRTRANSTASNQYSHGERTRANSTASNQYSHHPPIDEEAVGFDDDAESIIQQLKWGTKELDIVSIVGMPGLGKTTLAKKVFTHHSIDKHFDVQAWCSVSKEYNSRKVFSEILKQVVSNMGGIEDEDMPDKLRKSLMRKRYLIVLDDIWEVEAWEELRLSFPQDENGSRIVLTTRDEEVARQLKHHSDPYFLRFLTVDESWELLQKKVFQGEICPPELLKAGLQVAESCKGLPLAIVLIAGIIAKQKQVSLWREAANDLSSRVLEEQSMKIIESSYDPLQDHLKSCLLYMVLFPEDYKFPVSELLNLWIAENFVHNMETENMEEASKICLNDLVNRSLVIVSGRREDNGEIEYCTVHDVVREFCLRKLTKEKFMQYQQSKEPQYTASCIHDDLVHQLLQCEKLLDKIPKLAGLKEGESFAQCHDRSLEFIAHPESRVWEKTSLLLDNLRFIRVLHLSDVCLERRLWAMVVQAVTHLRYLAICTREFDFQWVSHLHDLQTLQVVRKDEFSRRFETSPSIWKMQKLRHVDIQDFSFKWEDNDRAAFEESSEIVLPNLKTFGKCRIYIVDMAPEFWRRFPNIEQLNLHFVEQGYEVHMPNLEELPLQSLEVGFSRPITGYKSIGRDSCVAFPSNLKGLSLDRLCLTEKVVSQLASLRNLERLKLRGIYFKSEDRFSQAEYCICWDVSDYEFRALKYLNLQNVLVTEWRSSEASFPVLEKLIINNCKIMCGQIPSSFVDIPTLKLIKLICCDKSLQDSALNIKKEVEEMTGCDSLQVHMQHKTYNGFFLQAADVDFAIDCFGA, encoded by the exons ATGGGGAACGTTCTGACGGGTAAAAGAACTCGTGCTAATTCAACGGCTTCCAACCAATATAGTCATGGTGAAAGAACTCGTGCTAATTCAACGGCTTCCAACCAATATAGTCATCATCCACCAATTGATGAGGAAGCGGTTGGTTTTGATGATGATGCAGAAAGTATAATTCAACAATTGAAATGGGGAACAAAGGAACTAGACATTGTCTCGATTGTTGGAATGCCTGGACTGGGCAAAACAACATTGGCTAAAAAGGTATTCACTCATCATAGTATTGATAAACACTTTGACGTTCAAGCGTGGTGCTCTGTTTCAAAAGAATATAATTCGAGGAAGGTGTTCTCTGAGATTCTTAAACAAGTTGTAAGCAATATGGGTGGTATTGAAGATGAAGACATGCCTGACAAGTTGCGCAAGAGTCTGATGCGCAAGAGATACCTCATCGTATTAGATGATATATGGGAAGTTGAGGCATGGGAAGAGTTGCGGTTATCTTTCCCACAGGATGAAAATGGAAGCAGAATAGTTCTAACGACTCGAGATGAAGAAGTGGCTAGGCAGCTTAAGCACCACAGTGATCCATATTTTCTTCGATTTCTCACGGTGGATGAGAGCTGGGAATTACTTCAGAAGAAAGTATTTCAAGGAGAGATTTGTCCCCCAGAACTACTCAAAGCAGGATTACAAGTTGCTGAAAGCTGCAAGGGATTACCTCTTGCAATCGTTTTGATTGCTGGAATTATTGCAAAGCAAAAGCAAGTCTCTTTGTGGCGTGAAGCTGCAAATGATTTAAGTTCCCGTGTTTTAGAAGAACAAAGCATGAAGATAATAGAATCAAGTTATGACCCTTTGCAAGACCATTTAAAGTCTTGCCTTCTTTACATGGTGTTGTTCCCAGAAGACTACAAATTTCCAGTGTCCGAATTGCTTAACTTGTGGATAGCTGAAAATTTTGTACACAACATGGAAACAGAGAACATGGAGGAAGCGTCAAAAATTTGCTTGAATGATCTAGTGAACAGAAGCCTAGTTATTGTTTCTGGAAGGAGAGAAGATAACGGCGAGATAGAATACTGCACCGTTCACGATGTAGTGCGTGAGTTTTGCTTGAGAAAACTTACAAAAGAAAAGTTTATGCAGTACCAACAGTCAAAGGAACCTCAGTATACTGCAAGTTGTATCCATGATGATCTTGTCCACCAATTGTTGCAGTGTGAAAAATTATTGGATAAGATTCCAAAGTTGGCAGGCTTGAAGGAAGGGGAGTCTTTTGCCCAATGTCATGATAGGTCTCTTGAGTTCATTGCTCATCCAGAATCCCGTGTATGGGAAAAGACAAGTCTTTTACTTGATAACTTAAGATTTATTCGGGTGTTGCATTTGTCGGATGTCTGCTTGGAAAGACGTTTGTGGGCTATGGTAGTGCAAGCAGTAACTCACTTGAGGTATCTTGCAATTTGTACCCGAGAATTTGATTTCCAGTGGGTATCACACCTACACGATCTACAAACTTTGCAGGTGGTGAGGAAAGATGAATTTTCAAGGCGTTTCGAGACATCACCTTCTATTTGGAAAATGCAGAAGCTAAGGCATGTGGATATACAGGACTTTTCCTTCAAATGGGAAGACAATGATCGAGCAGCTTTCGAAGAATCTTCAGAAATTGTGTTACCGAACTTGAAGACTTTTGGAAAGTGCCGTATATACATAGTCGATATGGCTCCGGAGTTCTGGAGGAGATTCCCAAATATTGAACAACTCAATCTCCACTTTGTTGAACAGGGTTATGAAGTTCATATGCCTAATCTTGAAGAACTCCCACTTCAATCTCTCGAAGTGGGCTTCTCACGCCCAATTACAGGCTACAAATCCATAGGACGGGACAGTTGTGTTGCCTTCCCTTCAAATCTAAAGGGCTTGTCCCTTGATAGACTTTGCCTAACAGAAAAAGTTGTTTCGCAACTTGCAAGTCTGCGAAACCTTGAGAGGCTCAAACTACGTGGCATATACTTCAAGTCCGAAGATAGATTCTCGCAGGCTGAATATTGCATATGTTGGGATGTCAGTGACTATGAGTTTCGAGCACTCAAATACTTGAATTTACAGAATGTTCTTGTTACAGAATGGCGCTCCTCAGAAGCATCCTTCCCCGTGCTTGAGAAACTAATTATAAACAATTGCAAAATTATGTGCGGTCAGATCCCTTCTAGCTTTGTGGATATCCCAACACTGAAGTTGATTAAATTGATTTGCTGCGATAAGTCACTTCAGGATTCAGCTCTCAACATTAAAAAAGAAGTGGAAGAGATGACAGGATGTGATAGTCTCCAAGTTCATATGCAGCATAAAACATATAATG GTTTCTTTCTCCAAGCTGCAGATGTAGATTTTGCAATAGACTGCTTTGGTGCTTGA
- the LOC132610032 gene encoding signal peptide peptidase-like 5, with the protein MAFSCSFIGINISVFVLVVLSSSIAHAADSSCSNDIHNMLLKYFVNEGTRNYEPVVGLTAAFGSVLPTDTKTVMLPAVFAQPENGCSASTTKLSGFVALIRRGECDFITKATVAQEGGARGVVIINDKGGPLEMACPDNSTISNVTIPVVSISNEGANTFGKLISDRIKVSVMLYSPDRPVVDYSVSFIWLMAVGTIICAAFWKKFTQSKDDIVVAKVDDDEILHITAWTAIGFVISASTFLVLLYFFMSTWFVWLLIFLFCIGGIQGLHNCIVTLILSKCRSCEKKTLNLPLLGEVTILSIVVLVLCVGFAIFWALNRKESYSWIGQDILGIALMITVLQLAQLPNIKVATVLLCCAFVYDIFWVFLSPTIFHDSVMISVAKGNNAGGETIPMLIRVPKLTDPYKGFDILGFGDILFPGLLICFAYRFDEARNKGSLNGYFLWLMIGYGTGLGFAYLAMYLMSGHGQPALLYLVPCTLGTCVVLGAVRHELKDLWNNSDDTEQKAETRLGSTRLGSARLGSA; encoded by the exons ATGGCATTTTCATGCAGTTTCATTGGAATAAATATTTCTGTTTTTGTGTTGGTTGTATTATCATCATCAATAGCACATGCTGCAGATAGCTCTTGCAGCAATGACATCCATAAT ATGCTGTTGAAGTATTTCGTTAATGAAGGTACTAGGAATTATGAGCCAGTAGTTGGCTTAACTGCGGCATTTGGGTCTGTATTACCCACTGATACTAAAACCGTCATGTTGCCTGCTGTTTTTGCACAACCTGAGAATGGCTGTTCTGCTTCTACCACCAAG TTATCAGGCTTCGTTGCACTAATTCGTAGAGGTGAATGTGACTTTATAACCAAGGCCACGGTTGCCCAAGAAGGAGGTGCAAGAGGTGTTGTGATAATAAATGATAAAGGAG GTCCTCTGGAGATGGCTTGTCCTGATAATTCTACCATATCAAATGTAACCATTCCCGTTGTTTCTATTTCAAATGAGGGGGCAAATACGTTTGGTAAACTCATCAGTGATAGAATTAAAG TTTCGGTGATGTTATACTCACCAGATCGCCCTGTTGTGGACTACTCGGTGTCGTTCATATGGTTGATGGCTGTTGGAACAATTATTTGTGCAGCTTTTTGGAAAAAATTTACTCAATCTAAGGA TGATATTGTGGTAGCCAAGGTGGATGATGACGAAATTCTGCACATTACTGCATGGACTGCTATTGGATTTGTTATCTCAGCATCCACATTTCTGGTGCTACTTTACTTTTTCATGTCTACGTGGTTTGTCTGGCTGCTGATATTCCTTTTCTGTATCGGTGGAATTCAG GGACTGCATAACTGTATAGTGACGCTCATACTAAG CAAATGTAGAAGTTGTGAAAAGAAAACATTGAATTTACCGCTTCTTGGGGAGGTCACTATTCTGTCAATAGTTGTCCTAGTACTTTGTGTGGGATTCGCCATCTTCTGGGCTTTAAACAGGAAAGAATCATACTCTTGGATTGGCCAGGACATTCTT GGGATTGCTTTGATGATCACTGTTCTGCAATTGGCTCAATTGCCTAATATAAAG GTTGCTACAGTGCTTCTCTGCTGCGCATTCGTCTATGACATCTTCTGGGTTTTCCTATCTCCTACTATATTCCATGATAGTGTTATGATTTCT GTTGCTAAAGGCAACAATGCTGGTGGAGAAACAATCCCGATGCTTATAAGAGTTCCTAAATTGACAGATCCTTATAAAGGCTTTGATATACTTGGCTTTGGGGATATTCTCTTCCCTGGTTTGCTAATTTGCTTTGCGTACAG aTTTGATGAAGCTAGAAACAAGGGATCATTAAATGGATACTTCCTTTGGCTGATGATTGGTTATGGGACCG GTCTTGGCTTTGCTTACTTGGCCATGTATTTAATGAGCGGACATGGTCAACCCGCTCTCCTGTATCTCGTGCCTTGCACACTAG GAACTTGTGTGGTACTGGGGGCGGTGAGACACGAACTGAAAGACCTTTGGAACAATAGCGATGATACAGAACAAAAGGCTGAAACGCGTCTGGGAAGCACACGTCTAGGAAGCGCGCGTCTGGGAAGCGCTTGA